TAACTTCTAACTCCTTATTCTTTCAATATGAAGAAGATTACCGGCCTTGTTATAACGTTTCATTGATCATTGGCTCGTGCACGCTAAGGGGAGGAGGTGTGATGTGTTCAGGGACTGCGGGGGCTGATATTGTGCAGGGAGGGAGTGGTTGGGcttcatgtttacattttaaccCGCTGTGATGCCGTTTGAACCCGAGATCCACTGACTGATGGGACACATCACGGAGAAGTTTGAGATCGCACCGTTTCAGTTTGAAGATAGCCTCCGACTGACCCTGCTGCTAATTGGACTGAGATGAAAACGCACACTTGCTATCTGGGAGAATGCATTTGAAGTTGTTGTGGGAATTTTAAAGGACCAGAGGCTTGGTCTCTAAACAACATGCTCTATGTTCatgatcgtgtgtgtgtgtgtgtgtgtgtgtgtgtgtgtgtgtgtgtgtgtgtatcttttgaTCTCTCTCTTATTTACTCATGAGGACCAAATGTCCTCAcagagatgaaaagattgatatcCTCACCCTACTAAGCTACAGAAAAAGCTAAAGTACATGTGTTTGGAGTACTTCGGGCAAAATGCATTccaaaaatacttaaaaacactaaaaatgcaTTGTGGACTTgcatttgaaatataaataacaaatgtTATGGATAATATCAGATATCACACATGAATTAGCCATTTTGTATAAAATTTATGTTGAAATACATTGGATATAGTctgaaatatttcatgtttatgtaGGTTAATATTAGTTCATGGCAAGAATTGAAGTTAAGTGTTAAAGTCAGAATCATGTTTAGGTTAAGGTTGAGGGTCAACGTCAAGCACACTGTGCAGAGGGCTCGGTGTTAAAGGTTCAATCAGTGTAGATCCTCACAAGTGTGTAATATAtaagtctgtgtgtatgtttgtgtgtgtgtgtgtgtgttgtgccaGCTGAGCGGAGTAAGGTTACTGTCATAAAGAGCAGCTTTGTCTGCATAAGAAACGCATGCTTTCCATGcatgtgtgcagcacacacacacgacacacacCGACAACTGTGGTCAGCTTGAATAAAAGTCAGTGACAATGGATTTATGGCAGATTCATGTTTTCACAGCAGAAGAAAGTTGAGTAACATCTCTAAAAACCTTCCTAATTCACTCCAGCAACATAATCCACATCTCTGCTAACAATCTGTGTGCAATCAAAGCCTTTTCACCCTCTTTGAAACTCCCTCTGCTGAAAGTAATGTATTCCACCATATTTTGGTAAAACTTTTGATTTAAACTGCTTTGAAAAACTTGTTGCCTTTGGATTCCATTATAATTGACATGAATTTAAGCTGACTGCAGCTATTGTTTTCTGTGTAGGACACTTCTAGCCACTCACTTCCTACTGCCACCCTTTAACCTTGTTTTTATACTCAAAAGATACATTTTGAACGGTTAATCactattaatgttttttttttacattgtacatACAGCATTTTTAAATACTTCTATGCTACTTCCATGCATTTTTGTGAGGatactgtaatgtaaatgttgtgtCGTTGTGACAGTGTCTGctctgagagtgtgtgtgtgtgtgtgtgtgtgtgtgtgtgtgtgtgcgcctccTGAATAGAAAGATCACCAAGGGAGGTTATCAGGTTGGGATAAAGCTTGTCCGAAAGCCATCCATCACCTGCATTCCTTCGCACCACCGCTCCTGGCACCACCAGGATGTAGCTACACACTctgtatgctgtgtgtgtgtgtgtgtgtgtgtgtgtgtgtgtgtgtgtgtgtgtgtgtgtgtgtgtgtgtgcaaccaCAAAAAATGAAAGCTAAAATGCACTGGTAGCCTACATATTATGTTGTGGAAAACTGACTTTTCTACAGTGAGGATGTGTTTGCAATTTCTTGTGAATGCATGAATCGTATGTGTAGGCTGTGATCAATCTTGTGTACTtttctattctgtttttatgtctgttgtgtttctggtcTCTCTGATcgtaattaaaataaaaaccccAGCATGCTTAATCTGAACATCGACAGCTTTCTCCTCTTTGAAAATTAGAGATATATATGACCAGAAAAAGGTTTTAAGGTTGCTTTACCTGATGACCTGACAGTAAAAACATTCCAACAATTTATAATAGTTGATGAATCATCTGACCCCTGCAGgtcctgcctgtctgtcagtgACAGTGAGCAGCAGTAAACCCAAAGTGGAGGTCCACGAGCACACAGGTGAGCTGTTATATTCTGTACATACCTGTCatatttttcaccttttaattatttacctttctttaaaatgacaacaacTTTTTAGAGAACAGGGTCTTTTTATGTGATGTgagtttttgctcttttttttatcatttttatcttcCTTCAGTGATCCAAAGACTCATTCTGATTAAAgatatttcaaattaattttgtcATCCAGTTAcaaatgagaggaaaagaggaaatgaattaaatatatttgggtaaaatatgactgaaagaaaaaaaaagaaaagaaaaacatcagacagACATATCTGGTACTTCACTTACTCCCAGTCATTATTACTTacaaaaattatattaatatgcACAATCAGGAACACCTTGACAGCCAAGTTGAGACAGGAAGTGGGATCTTATACTTGATATCTGctcttctgtttctgtgtctttctgtcCCAAAATGAAACCTGTAAAATCAGTTAAATCAACACAaaaattaatgcaaaactattctttaaaaatatatatatagatttaaaacatacatatgtaATTACAGGTTAAATCATGTATatatctgaatattttcttggAAAATCAACTAAGACAAAGGAAGAACAGCAGATATCTCATCATGTGATACAAACgtgaaaaataatacataataacagGAGTCACACCACAGTAGACGGTACATTAAACTAGTATATCAGCAACATTACTTAGTGCTGATCAGTTTCAACAGCACACACTtgtgacaaaaaacaacaacacatttaacaAGAAATGATGGGACAGAGTACCTGCAATGAAAACAAGTTTACACTATATATTCTACTGATTGATATCTTGTTGTAATATCTTCCCTTTTTAACAAaagctgctctgctgctttgttttctgtcctcCAGACGCTGTGCTGTCCTGTGAGTTCAAGACAGAGAAAGATCAGAACCCTCGAATCGAGTGGAAGAAGAAAGGGAAGGGGGTGACATTTGTGTACTTTGATCACAAATTTACCGGTGAGTCACAGGCGTTCAATCCTTCAGCTTCTCTAAACTAAAAAAGCTGCTATTTTGCCGCCTCTCTTGCCATCATTCTTTCATCCTTACTGCCTTCAATTCACTCCCTTTTAGCCTTTGGTTAAGCACCCTCGATCCCTTATCGTCTTTTCATGACCTTGTTCCCTCCACTGTAGGGTCTTACACTGGACGGGCCAAGATAGAGGGAGCGACACTGACGATACACTCTGTCACACAGAAAGACTCGGGGGAGTATCGTTGTGAGGTGACGGCCAGCGAGGACCACGTCAACCTGGGAGAGACGACTGTAACCCTCAATGTGCTCGGTATGtgattgtgtgaatgtgtaaatatgcatatgagtgtgtgtctttgtgagaCATGCGCTGAATCTATTTAAATGGTTTCACTTGTGACATCCCCGTTGCTAGGCaactgacaacaaaaaaaagcatgttacCCTGTTGCCTTTTCAAAACCAGTAATTGAGTTTTCTGCATTTAATTGTCATGCTAGGGACTGAGGGAAGAGATAAACAATAAAGGTTATTAGCTAGAAAGGTATCTGATATTGTCAACATGTCGGCTCAGTGTTCAGCATCGTTTCCTCAAAATGTTCCCGTGTGTGAATCCAGTGTGAAGGTTTCCTGTAGTGGCTCCAGTTTCTTCccacagtccaaatatatggaGATTAGGTTGACTGGAGACTTGATTGGAGATTGtttgtaggtgtgaatgtgaatttCACTACTGTCAGAGATTTTGACGTACCATTTGTGGTAGCCATCAATTTGTATTTGGCCATGTtgcaaatcaatgagcaggACTATTTTATAgcaatattgtttttttcaaatgatttctGAATCAGTGTAATTAAGCACTGTGGGTATTTAATTTGCTTGATTAGCCAAAGCAGGCATTCCCATCTGATCTGGTAATTgttttttcagaaaatgttaatatatatattgcaaTATTAAATGATGTATACAGAGATAGAGAATTTTATCCATTTCGTCCACTTCTACTTCAAGATTGCGATTCTGTTCAAGAGCGACAATTATTTTTCCGTCTCAATTCtttcttatttgttttcattatttcactGCATGATGTGATATGAAAAGTGTAGACTTCAATTAAACAGTCAAATAGCAGTGACAGTACCAGTTTTAGTTCTTTAATCCTGGGAGGTGTGGGAGTAGTTTCAATCCAATTCAACTGTGATGTATTGATTATCGCTGAAGACAGAGAGATTCAATAAGATTATTACTTTTGTCAGATCAATTCATTGATTTGGCATATGGATAATCTGTCCTTCACAACTaccaaacagtaaaatacatcaagaaaagtacttttttcattgttttaggAAGATTTGCccaaaaaattacaaatgcaGTATTCTtacatatttctgtctttcctctctgctgcctTAGTGCCGCCTCACGTCCCGTCCTGTGAGGTCCCgagctctgtgtttgttggCTTGGGCCTGGACCTCCTCTGTAAAGACAAGCTCAGCGTGCCGCCTGCCACCTACCAGTGGTACAAAGACAACAAGGCCCTGACGGCAACAGCAGACACTCCATACAGCATcgacacacacaaaggcacactGGTGAGTACACACTAATACACGCATGTAGCGTATGTAAATACTCATGTACAACAGGTGCACACACAAGAAGACACACTAACTCATATATGGACACAGTAATAAACATGTGCAGAAACACAGCTGTTGCTCTCCACACCTCCTctcacactttgtttttgtctggaGCAGAATTTTAAAAGCGTGTCCAAAGCGGATACAGGGATGTACCGCTGCGAGTCCTCCAACAGTGTTGGGGCACCCAAGAGCTGTGTGGCACAACAACTTAAAGTCATTGATTGTAAGTGTTTTTGGTAAAACAGCTCATTGGTGCTTATATGTCGCGCTCTTCTGACCGAACACTGAGCAAAAACTCTCTCTGCCTTCTTCCAGATCCTTTGAATATGACGATTCTGATAGCAGGTGCTGTAGGTTTTCTGACGCTCATCATCTTCTgctgcgtctgtgtgtgtgtctgccgaCGTCGAGGCTGCTGCAAGAGTGAGTAGTTTGTGAAGTCGTATCCGTAAATCTCAGCCTCTAATTTACCCTGCTGATACAAAAAACATTGCCTGAATCGAAATTTTGAGCTGTTTCTCAATGTGCGTTTCTATTATGTGACCATGATGAATATGACAACCAGATGTGTAAGCAGTTTTGATTTACGGTTACCATCTTTTGTTTGTCAAGGATTGAAGATGCATCTTGTGAAACATAAGATAGAATTGGTGTTGGGAATTAAGAACATTTctttaataatgtaataacgTCTCTAGATGTTAAAACAAGAGTAAAAcaagagtaaaaacaagaatttcacACTGCAGAGCTTCAAGGTAAGGTTAGGAGTGTCAGTAATAGGGAatctgaaacaattagaaaatatgaatacaacGGCACAGAGGGAATGCTTTGTTGTaggttagatgctaaaaaacatttttctaaagcaaagcgctgactaatatgagaggcagtcatgtgacagtcacagagagagaatatgACAGTAGATGATGTTACACTCTCACCTGCAGCATCATAAGAAAACACTGGACAgaaacctgcagagagacacagagacagctgtcggagtgagagaagtttccaacaactactgaaatgtagaatTTTTCCAATAAAAGTCATAAAGTCT
This genomic interval from Thunnus thynnus chromosome 11, fThuThy2.1, whole genome shotgun sequence contains the following:
- the jam2b gene encoding junctional adhesion molecule 2b isoform X1 — translated: MKTMKMLALLLLITLLHSPACLSVTVSSSKPKVEVHEHTDAVLSCEFKTEKDQNPRIEWKKKGKGVTFVYFDHKFTGSYTGRAKIEGATLTIHSVTQKDSGEYRCEVTASEDHVNLGETTVTLNVLVPPHVPSCEVPSSVFVGLGLDLLCKDKLSVPPATYQWYKDNKALTATADTPYSIDTHKGTLNFKSVSKADTGMYRCESSNSVGAPKSCVAQQLKVIDYPLNMTILIAGAVGFLTLIIFCCVCVCVCRRRGCCKKGKKTKNAKSYNPPPPPPTRNLKKYKQTQSFMI
- the jam2b gene encoding junctional adhesion molecule 2b isoform X2; this encodes MKTMKMLALLLLITLLHSPACLSVTVSSSKPKVEVHEHTDAVLSCEFKTEKDQNPRIEWKKKGKGVTFVYFDHKFTGSYTGRAKIEGATLTIHSVTQKDSGEYRCEVTASEDHVNLGETTVTLNVLVPPHVPSCEVPSSVFVGLGLDLLCKDKLSVPPATYQWYKDNKALTATADTPYSIDTHKGTLNFKSVSKADTGMYRCESSNSVGAPKSCVAQQLKVIDYPLNMTILIAGAVGFLTLIIFCCVCVCVCRRRGCCKRKKTKNAKSYNPPPPPPTRNLKKYKQTQSFMI